Proteins found in one Longimicrobiaceae bacterium genomic segment:
- a CDS encoding PHP domain-containing protein, with product MKRIDLHIHTHASDGHLAPGAVVRAADAAGMDLIAITDHDTAAGVPEALEAAGGLNVRVIPGIEISTSHGAAEIHVLGYFVDAASEPVQRHQRGSVLRREDRMRRMVGRLQEQGIPIEFDAVVAAAGPEAASIGRPHLARALLAAGHTRYYGEAFDLYLRDGGSAFVSTEFPSVREAIDTIHGAGGLAVWAHPPLDLFDAEIRGFAELGLDGVECYRPNTPPADAFLFETAARTLGLLTTGGSDWHGPHRSKLGDFTVRPHDIREFLEAAEARLDRRPLVIHGDGATG from the coding sequence ATGAAGCGGATCGACCTCCACATCCACACCCACGCCTCCGACGGGCACCTCGCGCCCGGCGCCGTGGTGCGCGCGGCAGACGCGGCGGGGATGGACCTGATCGCCATCACCGACCACGACACCGCCGCCGGCGTCCCCGAGGCGCTGGAGGCCGCGGGCGGGCTGAACGTGCGCGTGATCCCCGGCATCGAGATCAGCACCAGCCACGGCGCGGCCGAGATCCACGTCCTCGGCTACTTCGTGGACGCGGCGTCCGAGCCCGTCCAGCGGCACCAGCGCGGCTCCGTGCTGCGGCGCGAGGACCGGATGCGGCGGATGGTGGGGCGCCTGCAGGAGCAGGGCATCCCCATCGAGTTCGACGCCGTGGTCGCCGCCGCGGGACCCGAGGCGGCCTCCATCGGGCGGCCGCACCTGGCGCGGGCGCTGCTGGCGGCGGGCCACACGCGCTACTACGGCGAGGCGTTCGACCTGTACCTGCGCGACGGCGGCAGCGCCTTCGTGAGCACCGAGTTCCCGTCGGTGCGCGAGGCCATCGACACCATCCACGGGGCCGGGGGCCTGGCCGTGTGGGCGCACCCGCCGCTGGACCTGTTCGACGCGGAGATCCGGGGGTTCGCGGAGCTGGGCCTCGACGGCGTGGAGTGCTACCGTCCCAACACGCCGCCGGCCGACGCGTTCCTGTTCGAAACGGCGGCGCGCACGCTGGGCCTGCTCACCACCGGCGGCTCGGACTGGCACGGCCCGCACCGCAGCAAGCTGGGCGACTTCACCGTGCGCCCCCACGACATTCGCGAGTTCCTGGAGGCCGCCGAGGCGCGCCTGGACCGCCGCCCGCTCGTCATCCACGGCGACGGCGCCACGGGCTGA
- a CDS encoding F0F1 ATP synthase subunit epsilon, whose translation MAAPSGAAGTGALHVSVLSPEQTVYEGDADQVVAPAYDGELGILRGHAPLMALLGNGRLRITSGGTTSVFTVDGGFLQVVGNVVTVLAEHAQAA comes from the coding sequence ATGGCGGCCCCCTCCGGCGCCGCGGGCACGGGCGCGCTGCACGTGTCGGTGCTCTCGCCCGAGCAGACGGTCTACGAGGGCGACGCCGACCAGGTGGTGGCGCCGGCGTACGACGGCGAGCTGGGCATCCTGCGCGGCCACGCGCCGCTCATGGCGCTGCTCGGCAACGGCCGCCTGCGCATCACCAGCGGCGGCACGACCTCCGTCTTCACCGTCGACGGCGGGTTCCTCCAGGTGGTCGGCAACGTCGTCACTGTCCTGGCCGAGCACGCCCAGGCCGCGTAG